One Cellulomonas sp. Y8 DNA segment encodes these proteins:
- the groL gene encoding chaperonin GroEL (60 kDa chaperone family; promotes refolding of misfolded polypeptides especially under stressful conditions; forms two stacked rings of heptamers to form a barrel-shaped 14mer; ends can be capped by GroES; misfolded proteins enter the barrel where they are refolded when GroES binds), giving the protein MAKIIAFNEEARRGIERGLNTLADTVKVTLGPKGRNVVLDKKWGAPTITNDGVSIAKEIELEDPYEKIGAELVKEVAKKTDDVAGDGTTTATVLAQALVREGLRNVAAGANPIALKRGIEQAVEAVTAALLEQAKEIETKEEIAATASISAGDTAIGELIAEALDKVGKEGVITVEESNALGLELELTEGMRFDKGFLSAYFVTDPERQEAVLEDAYVLLVESKISNVKDLLPLLEKVIQSGKPLFIVAEDVEGEALATLVVNKIRGTFKSVSVKAPGFGDRRKAMLQDMAILTGGQVVSETVGLKLDTVGLEVLGQARKVVVTKDETTIVEGAGDAAQIQGRVNQIRAEIENSDSDYDREKLQERLAKLAGGVAVIKAGAATEVELKERKHRIEDAVRNAKAAVEEGIVAGGGVALIQAGAVAFEKLELVGDEATGANIVKVAIDAPLKQIAVNAGLEGGVVAEKVRNLPAGQGLNAATGVYEDLLAAGVNDPVKVTRSALQNASSIAALFLTTEAVVADKPEKSAPAAPDAGGMGGMDF; this is encoded by the coding sequence ATGGCCAAGATCATTGCCTTCAACGAGGAGGCCCGTCGCGGCATCGAGCGGGGTCTCAACACCCTCGCCGACACCGTCAAGGTCACCCTCGGCCCCAAGGGCCGCAACGTCGTCCTGGACAAGAAGTGGGGCGCCCCCACGATCACCAACGACGGTGTCTCCATCGCCAAGGAGATCGAGCTCGAGGACCCGTACGAGAAGATCGGTGCGGAGCTCGTCAAGGAGGTCGCCAAGAAGACGGACGACGTCGCGGGCGACGGCACCACCACCGCCACCGTGCTCGCCCAGGCGCTCGTGCGCGAGGGCCTGCGCAACGTCGCGGCCGGCGCCAACCCGATCGCCCTCAAGCGCGGCATCGAGCAGGCCGTCGAGGCCGTCACCGCCGCCCTGCTGGAGCAGGCGAAGGAGATCGAGACCAAGGAGGAGATCGCCGCCACCGCGTCCATCTCCGCCGGCGACACCGCCATCGGCGAGCTCATCGCCGAGGCCCTCGACAAGGTGGGCAAGGAGGGCGTCATCACGGTCGAGGAGTCCAACGCCCTCGGCCTGGAGCTCGAGCTCACGGAGGGCATGCGCTTCGACAAGGGCTTCCTGTCGGCGTACTTCGTGACCGACCCGGAGCGCCAGGAGGCCGTCCTCGAGGACGCCTACGTGCTGCTCGTCGAGTCGAAGATCTCGAACGTCAAGGACCTGCTGCCGCTGCTGGAGAAGGTCATCCAGTCCGGCAAGCCGCTGTTCATCGTCGCCGAGGACGTCGAGGGCGAGGCCCTGGCCACGCTCGTCGTCAACAAGATCCGCGGCACCTTCAAGTCGGTCTCCGTCAAGGCCCCGGGCTTCGGCGACCGCCGCAAGGCGATGCTGCAGGACATGGCGATCCTCACGGGTGGCCAGGTCGTCTCCGAGACCGTCGGCCTCAAGCTCGACACCGTGGGCCTCGAGGTCCTCGGCCAGGCGCGCAAGGTCGTCGTCACCAAGGACGAGACCACGATCGTCGAGGGTGCGGGCGACGCGGCGCAGATCCAGGGCCGCGTGAACCAGATCCGCGCCGAGATCGAGAACTCCGACTCGGACTACGACCGCGAGAAGCTCCAGGAGCGCCTCGCGAAGCTGGCCGGCGGCGTGGCCGTCATCAAGGCCGGCGCGGCGACCGAGGTCGAGCTCAAGGAGCGCAAGCACCGCATCGAGGACGCCGTGCGCAACGCGAAGGCGGCCGTCGAGGAGGGCATCGTCGCCGGTGGTGGCGTGGCGCTCATCCAGGCCGGTGCCGTGGCGTTCGAGAAGCTCGAGCTCGTCGGTGACGAGGCGACCGGCGCGAACATCGTGAAGGTCGCGATCGACGCCCCGCTCAAGCAGATCGCCGTGAACGCGGGCCTCGAGGGCGGCGTCGTGGCGGAGAAGGTGCGCAACCTCCCCGCCGGCCAGGGCCTGAACGCCGCGACCGGCGTGTACGAGGACCTGCTGGCCGCGGGCGTCAACGACCCGGTCAAGGTCACGCGCTCCGCGCTGCAGAACGCGTCGTCCATCGCGGCGCTCTTCCTCACCACCGAGGCGGTCGTCGCCGACAAGCCCGAGAAGTCGGCCCCGGCCGCTCCGGACGCCGGCGGCATGGGCGGCATGGACTTCTGA
- a CDS encoding DUF4031 domain-containing protein codes for MTVLVDPPLWPRHGRSWSHLVSDASLAELHAFAERAGLPRRAFDLDHYDVPDEMHADLVALGAVPVSAGELIRRLRASGLRIPAHARPRHTH; via the coding sequence GTGACGGTCCTCGTCGACCCGCCGCTCTGGCCCCGGCACGGCCGGTCCTGGTCGCACCTCGTCAGCGACGCCTCGCTGGCCGAGCTGCACGCGTTCGCCGAGCGCGCCGGCCTCCCCCGCCGCGCGTTCGACCTGGACCACTACGACGTCCCGGACGAGATGCACGCGGACCTCGTCGCGCTGGGCGCGGTCCCGGTGTCGGCCGGCGAGCTCATCCGCCGCCTGCGCGCGAGCGGCCTGCGCATCCCGGCCCACGCCCGCCCGCGCCACACGCACTGA
- a CDS encoding HAMP domain-containing sensor histidine kinase, producing the protein MTTTSEQQATSERPGDDAPAETGLPRQGLADGVVRRVRDVWTRTPLLARLVGITTALLALGLSFAGAITTTSLSGFLVEQVDDRLRVQAETSREGLYKAYQEGGNSLDGVTLQSWGDRDFALAVRILGSSTTFTPQGTTLDTEGSPRLPAVDLDALDHTTTTTVGSSERGATWRVAVAPMRLNGTTIGYVMYAEPLADVQKTVRQAAFLLWTSALAILVIGAVVGTWAVRRSLRGLREIEGTAAQIAAGDLSQRVPPAPETTEVGRLGAALNSMLAQIETAFDARTRSEERMRRFVADASHELRTPLAAIRGYGELYRMGALTEKDQVDDTMRRIEQSATRMGGLVEDLLSLARLDADRPARTEPVDLAVLATDAAHDLRAIDPAREVRVGPLPDGAAPSPDGAQPATVVPGDEARLRQVVANLVGNVARHTPAGTPAELGVGRVGDRVVLEVRDHGPGIAPEHAARVFERFYRVDASRTREGDGTGGGAGLGMAIVAAIVEAHRGDVAITQTPGGGATIRVSLPATGGGPGGTAPSDAAEDHPVG; encoded by the coding sequence GTGACGACGACGTCGGAGCAGCAGGCGACGTCCGAGCGCCCCGGGGACGACGCCCCGGCGGAGACCGGGCTCCCGCGGCAGGGCCTCGCCGACGGCGTGGTCCGCCGGGTCCGCGACGTCTGGACGCGGACGCCCCTGCTCGCGCGGCTCGTCGGGATCACGACGGCGCTGCTCGCCCTGGGTCTCTCGTTCGCGGGCGCGATCACCACGACGTCGCTGTCCGGCTTCCTCGTCGAGCAGGTCGACGACCGCCTGCGGGTGCAGGCCGAGACGTCCCGCGAGGGCCTGTACAAGGCCTACCAGGAGGGCGGCAACAGCCTCGACGGCGTCACCCTGCAGTCCTGGGGCGACCGCGACTTCGCCCTCGCCGTCCGGATCCTCGGGTCGTCGACCACGTTCACCCCGCAGGGCACGACGCTCGACACGGAGGGCTCGCCGCGGCTCCCGGCGGTCGACCTGGACGCGCTGGACCACACCACGACGACCACCGTCGGCAGCTCGGAGCGGGGCGCGACCTGGCGGGTCGCCGTGGCGCCCATGCGCCTGAACGGGACGACGATCGGGTACGTGATGTACGCCGAGCCGCTGGCGGACGTCCAGAAGACCGTCCGGCAGGCGGCGTTCCTGCTGTGGACCAGCGCGCTCGCGATCCTCGTCATCGGCGCCGTCGTCGGCACCTGGGCCGTGCGCCGCTCGCTGCGCGGGCTGCGCGAGATCGAGGGCACCGCCGCCCAGATCGCCGCCGGCGACCTGTCGCAGCGCGTCCCGCCCGCCCCGGAGACCACCGAGGTCGGCCGGCTGGGCGCGGCGCTGAACTCGATGCTCGCCCAGATCGAGACCGCCTTCGACGCCCGCACCCGGTCCGAGGAGCGGATGCGCCGGTTCGTCGCCGACGCGTCGCACGAGCTGCGCACCCCGCTGGCCGCGATCCGCGGCTACGGCGAGCTGTACCGGATGGGCGCGCTCACCGAGAAGGACCAGGTCGACGACACGATGCGGCGCATCGAGCAGTCCGCGACCCGGATGGGCGGTCTGGTCGAGGACCTGCTGTCGCTCGCCCGCCTGGACGCCGACCGGCCCGCCCGCACGGAGCCGGTCGACCTCGCGGTGCTCGCGACCGACGCCGCGCACGACCTCCGGGCGATCGACCCCGCACGGGAGGTGCGGGTGGGTCCGCTGCCCGACGGGGCCGCCCCGAGCCCCGACGGCGCCCAGCCCGCCACGGTCGTCCCCGGCGACGAGGCACGGCTGCGCCAGGTCGTCGCGAACCTCGTCGGCAACGTCGCCCGGCACACCCCCGCCGGCACGCCGGCCGAGCTCGGCGTGGGCCGCGTCGGCGACCGCGTCGTCCTCGAGGTCCGCGACCACGGTCCCGGCATCGCCCCCGAGCACGCCGCGCGCGTGTTCGAGCGGTTCTACCGGGTGGACGCCAGCCGCACCCGCGAGGGCGACGGCACCGGCGGCGGCGCGGGCCTCGGGATGGCGATCGTCGCGGCGATCGTCGAGGCGCACCGCGGCGACGTCGCGATCACGCAGACCCCCGGCGGCGGGGCGACGATCCGGGTCTCGCTGCCCGCGACGGGTGGCGGACCGGGCGGGACGGCGCCGTCGGACGCGGCCGAGGACCACCCGGTCGGCTGA
- a CDS encoding response regulator transcription factor, protein MTAADRTPEATLLVVDDEPNIRELLATSLRFAGFEVHAAADGGAALRLAKQVQPDLLVLDVMLPDMDGFTVTRRLRDKGQHVPVLFLTARDDTADKITGLTVGGDDYVTKPFSLEEVVARIRAILRRTQAEVASASVLSYEDLELDEDSHEVRRAGQVVDLSPTEFKLLRYLLLNPGRVLSKAQILDHVWQYDWGGDANIVESYISYLRRKVDQVERPDGSKVDALIQTKRGVGYMLRRPSGS, encoded by the coding sequence GTGACCGCAGCAGACCGCACCCCCGAGGCGACGCTCCTCGTCGTGGACGACGAGCCGAACATCCGCGAGCTCCTCGCCACCTCGCTGCGCTTCGCCGGCTTCGAGGTGCACGCGGCCGCCGACGGCGGCGCCGCGCTCCGCCTCGCCAAGCAGGTGCAGCCCGACCTGCTGGTGCTCGACGTCATGCTCCCCGACATGGACGGGTTCACCGTCACCCGGCGGCTGCGCGACAAGGGCCAGCACGTCCCGGTGCTGTTCCTCACCGCGCGCGACGACACCGCCGACAAGATCACCGGCCTGACCGTCGGCGGCGACGACTACGTCACCAAGCCGTTCAGCCTGGAGGAGGTCGTCGCGCGGATCCGGGCGATCCTGCGCCGCACCCAGGCCGAGGTCGCGTCCGCCAGCGTGCTGTCCTACGAGGACCTCGAGCTCGACGAGGACAGCCACGAGGTGCGCCGGGCCGGGCAGGTCGTCGACCTGTCCCCCACCGAGTTCAAGCTGCTGCGCTACCTGCTGCTCAACCCCGGCCGCGTGCTGTCCAAGGCGCAGATCCTCGACCACGTGTGGCAGTACGACTGGGGCGGCGACGCCAACATCGTCGAGTCGTACATCTCCTACCTGCGGCGCAAGGTCGACCAGGTCGAGCGCCCCGACGGCTCCAAGGTGGACGCCCTCATCCAGACGAAGCGCGGCGTGGGGTACATGCTGCGCCGGCCGAGCGGGTCGTGA
- a CDS encoding type 1 glutamine amidotransferase, producing MTVVQLDAAVPLDRFADHLDGVDVRLVRAYAGEEPGAADRLDGLIVLGGNMSAHDEHEPGIPATRALLADAARTGVPTLGICLGAQLLAVATGGRVDVAAPPGREAGVVDVRWRPEAVADPLLGPLAADAERAGTRSTPMPTMHADAVVDLPRDATWLAASRVYPYQAFRIGDSAWGVQFHPEASPELMDAWSADAGDAPEERAAIAEAVTAADEVVRAEGARIARAFAGLVAVRSVERTAA from the coding sequence GTGACCGTCGTCCAGCTCGACGCCGCGGTGCCGCTCGACCGGTTCGCCGACCACCTCGACGGGGTGGACGTCCGCCTGGTCCGCGCGTACGCGGGCGAGGAGCCGGGCGCCGCCGACCGCCTCGACGGCCTGATCGTCCTGGGCGGGAACATGTCCGCCCACGACGAGCACGAGCCCGGCATCCCCGCGACCCGCGCCCTGCTCGCCGACGCCGCGCGGACCGGCGTGCCGACGCTCGGCATCTGCCTGGGTGCGCAGCTGCTCGCGGTCGCCACCGGCGGCCGGGTCGACGTCGCCGCCCCTCCCGGGCGCGAGGCCGGGGTCGTGGACGTGCGCTGGCGCCCCGAGGCCGTGGCCGACCCGCTGCTCGGCCCGCTGGCGGCGGACGCGGAGCGCGCCGGGACCCGCAGCACCCCGATGCCGACCATGCACGCGGACGCGGTCGTCGACCTGCCGCGGGACGCCACCTGGCTGGCCGCCTCGCGCGTCTACCCGTACCAGGCGTTCCGGATCGGCGACTCCGCCTGGGGCGTGCAGTTCCACCCGGAGGCCTCGCCCGAGCTGATGGACGCCTGGTCCGCGGACGCGGGCGACGCGCCGGAGGAGCGGGCCGCGATCGCCGAGGCCGTCACGGCCGCCGACGAGGTCGTCCGCGCCGAGGGCGCGCGGATCGCGCGGGCGTTCGCCGGCCTGGTGGCCGTGCGCTCCGTGGAGCGCACCGCCGCCTGA
- a CDS encoding PspA/IM30 family protein — MTEKQSIFGRITQLARANINALLDQAEDPQKMLDQLVRDYTNSIAEAEKAIAQTIGNLRLAEQDYNEDVAAAREWGSKALAASARADQYRQAGDAANADKFDNLAKVALGKQITAEGEVRDAEPLIASQRETVDKLKSGLAQMKDKLGQLKQRRDTLVARQKSAQAQQTVQTAISSINVLDPTSELARFEEKVRREEALAMGQAEIAASSLDSQFAELEADGAQIEIEARLAALKGGGQPQQLGSTPVTPQIEA, encoded by the coding sequence ATGACCGAGAAGCAGAGCATCTTCGGCCGGATCACCCAGCTCGCGCGGGCGAACATCAACGCCCTGCTGGACCAGGCCGAGGACCCGCAGAAGATGCTGGACCAGCTCGTCCGGGACTACACGAACTCGATCGCCGAGGCCGAGAAGGCCATCGCGCAGACGATCGGCAACCTGCGCCTCGCCGAGCAGGACTACAACGAGGACGTCGCCGCGGCCCGCGAGTGGGGCAGCAAGGCCCTCGCCGCGTCCGCGCGCGCCGACCAGTACCGCCAGGCCGGCGATGCCGCCAACGCCGACAAGTTCGACAACCTGGCCAAGGTCGCGCTCGGCAAGCAGATCACCGCCGAGGGAGAGGTCCGCGACGCCGAGCCGCTCATCGCCTCGCAGCGCGAGACGGTCGACAAGCTCAAGTCCGGCCTGGCCCAGATGAAGGACAAGCTCGGCCAGCTCAAGCAGCGCCGCGACACCCTGGTGGCCCGGCAGAAGTCTGCCCAGGCGCAGCAGACGGTGCAGACCGCGATCTCGTCGATCAACGTGCTCGACCCGACCAGCGAGCTCGCCCGGTTCGAGGAGAAGGTGCGCCGCGAGGAGGCCCTCGCGATGGGCCAGGCGGAGATCGCCGCGTCCTCGCTCGACTCGCAGTTCGCCGAGCTCGAGGCCGACGGCGCGCAGATCGAGATCGAGGCCCGGCTCGCCGCGCTCAAGGGCGGCGGCCAGCCGCAGCAGCTCGGCAGCACCCCGGTGACGCCGCAGATCGAGGCCTGA
- a CDS encoding TPM domain-containing protein codes for MPSSSRGWSAAVPLLSALLAAPLLAGAAPAVAAAPAAVPASAPAATPLPAADPQALTGEITDQVGALSGGDEATVQAALDQLSDETQYQLYVVYVDEFSTERISWVDQTAELTGLGSNDLVLAVATDQRSYVLAPQEVPGLSGGDLDRIAADVEDHLSEDDWAGAAVTAADGVREAATGGGGGSALGWLFVGGLVVIAAITAVAWASSRRRASRQTIAAGAPGRFPGGPQVPGGPAGALAALPTAELDRRSASALVGIDDALRASEQELGFAQAQFGPDATREFEQVLTRAKADVTEAFRLRQTLDDDVPDTEPQVRDTATRILHMVGSASAALDAQKDAFDRLRDVESRAGEALDAHERTATELRARVEAARTTLGTLAAQYPADALTSVQGNPDQALALLAEVGTAIEQGRAAVAGGDRGVAVRYARAAEEALGQVTKLLDAVDRAGTELATIGSRLDAAIASISSDVDDAQRLAPRHPEVSARAEAARAAIATGRAARAGDGDPLAALAGLTDAEAAIDRALAPMREAQDRAGRARQLLDQTLGRVDSALRGTTDYIETRRGAVGPEARTRLAEAGRMFRAAVDQRDTDPEAALGQAQQADRLVREAQQLAQRDVDWYDQQRRGGPGNRGGGGGLGDIGGMVLGGILIDSILRGGGGGWGGGGAHGGGWGGGGGGFGGGGRGGGFGGGGGFGGGGRGGGF; via the coding sequence GTGCCGTCGTCGTCCCGTGGCTGGTCAGCCGCCGTCCCGCTCCTCTCCGCGCTGCTCGCCGCCCCGCTGCTCGCCGGGGCCGCCCCGGCGGTGGCCGCCGCGCCGGCCGCGGTGCCGGCCTCCGCGCCCGCCGCGACGCCGCTGCCCGCGGCCGACCCGCAGGCCCTGACCGGCGAGATCACCGACCAGGTCGGCGCGCTGTCGGGCGGCGACGAGGCGACCGTGCAGGCGGCGCTGGACCAGCTGTCGGACGAGACGCAGTACCAGCTGTACGTCGTGTACGTGGACGAGTTCAGCACCGAGCGCATCTCCTGGGTGGACCAGACCGCCGAGCTGACGGGCCTGGGCTCGAACGACCTCGTGCTCGCCGTCGCCACGGACCAGCGGTCCTACGTGCTCGCCCCGCAGGAGGTCCCCGGCCTGTCGGGCGGCGACCTGGACCGGATCGCCGCGGACGTCGAGGACCACCTGAGCGAGGACGACTGGGCCGGCGCCGCGGTGACCGCCGCCGACGGGGTCCGCGAGGCCGCGACCGGCGGGGGCGGCGGCTCCGCACTGGGCTGGCTGTTCGTCGGCGGCCTGGTCGTGATCGCCGCGATCACCGCGGTGGCCTGGGCGTCGTCGCGCCGCCGCGCGTCCCGGCAGACGATCGCCGCCGGCGCACCCGGCCGGTTCCCGGGCGGCCCGCAGGTCCCCGGCGGCCCGGCCGGCGCGCTCGCCGCGCTGCCGACCGCCGAGCTCGACCGCCGCTCGGCCTCCGCGCTGGTCGGGATCGACGACGCGCTGCGCGCCTCGGAGCAGGAGCTCGGCTTCGCCCAGGCGCAGTTCGGGCCGGACGCCACCCGCGAGTTCGAGCAGGTGCTCACCCGCGCCAAGGCGGACGTGACCGAGGCGTTCCGCCTGCGGCAGACCCTCGACGACGACGTCCCGGACACCGAGCCGCAGGTCCGGGACACCGCGACCCGGATCCTGCACATGGTCGGCTCCGCCTCGGCGGCGCTCGACGCCCAGAAGGACGCGTTCGACCGGCTGCGCGACGTCGAGTCCCGCGCCGGCGAGGCCCTGGACGCGCACGAGCGGACCGCGACGGAGCTGCGCGCCCGGGTCGAGGCGGCCCGCACCACCCTGGGCACGCTCGCCGCGCAGTACCCCGCGGACGCGCTCACCTCGGTGCAGGGCAACCCGGACCAGGCGCTCGCGCTGCTGGCCGAGGTCGGCACCGCGATCGAGCAGGGGCGCGCGGCCGTCGCGGGCGGGGACCGCGGGGTCGCCGTCCGGTACGCCCGCGCCGCCGAGGAGGCCCTCGGTCAGGTCACGAAGCTCCTCGACGCCGTGGACCGCGCCGGCACCGAGCTCGCCACGATCGGCTCGCGGCTGGACGCGGCGATCGCGTCCATCTCCTCTGACGTCGACGACGCCCAGCGGCTCGCCCCGCGGCACCCCGAGGTGTCCGCCCGCGCCGAGGCCGCGCGCGCCGCGATCGCCACCGGCCGGGCCGCGCGCGCCGGCGACGGCGACCCGCTGGCCGCCCTGGCCGGGCTCACCGACGCCGAGGCCGCGATCGACCGCGCGCTGGCCCCGATGCGCGAGGCGCAGGACCGCGCGGGCCGCGCCCGCCAGCTGCTCGACCAGACGCTCGGCCGGGTCGACTCCGCGCTGCGCGGCACCACCGACTACATCGAGACCCGGCGCGGCGCCGTCGGCCCCGAGGCGCGCACCCGGCTGGCGGAGGCGGGCCGGATGTTCCGCGCCGCCGTCGACCAGCGGGACACCGACCCCGAGGCCGCGCTCGGCCAGGCGCAGCAGGCCGACCGGCTCGTGCGGGAGGCCCAGCAGCTCGCCCAGCGCGACGTCGACTGGTACGACCAGCAGCGGCGCGGCGGCCCGGGCAACCGCGGCGGCGGTGGCGGGCTGGGCGACATCGGCGGCATGGTGCTCGGCGGCATCCTCATCGACTCGATCCTGCGCGGCGGTGGCGGCGGCTGGGGCGGCGGCGGCGCGCACGGCGGCGGCTGGGGCGGCGGTGGCGGCGGCTTCGGCGGCGGCGGTCGCGGCGGCGGCTTCGGCGGCGGTGGCGGCTTCGGCGGCGGTGGCCGCGGGGGCGGTTTCTAG
- a CDS encoding DNA repair helicase XPB has protein sequence MTDGPLIVQSDKTLLLEVDHDQAEACRRAIAPFAELERAPEHVHTYRLTPLGLWNARAAGHDAEQVVDTLLEYSRYPVPHALLVDVAETMSRYGRLQLVAHPVHGLVLHALDAAVMAEVLRSKRTAGLVGERIDEHDVVVHASERGTLKQALLKLGWPAEDLAGYVDGEAHPIDLDTSGESNVGTDGAPRPWQLRPYQAEAADGFWHGGSGVVVLPCGAGKTLVGAAAMARSKTTTLILVTNTVSARQWRDELIRRTSLTPDEIGEYSGSRKEIRPVTIATYQVLTLKRKGIYPHLELLDARDWGLIVYDEVHLLPAPIFRMTADLQARRRLGLTATLVREDGREDEVFSLIGPKRYDAPWKDIEAQGYIAPADCVEVRLTLPERDRMLYATAEPEDKYRLAASAPGKTEVVKRLVAKHRGEPLLVIGQYIDQLEELAADIDAPVITGGTSVTERQRLFDAFRAGEISTLVVSKVANFSIDLPEASVAIQVSGSFGSRQEEAQRLGRLLRPKGDGRTAHFYAVVARDTVDQDFAAHRQRFLAEQGYAYRIVDAEDLEQATEEPA, from the coding sequence ATGACCGACGGACCCCTGATCGTCCAGAGCGACAAGACCCTCCTGCTCGAGGTCGACCACGACCAGGCGGAGGCCTGCCGCCGCGCGATCGCCCCGTTCGCGGAGCTGGAGCGCGCGCCCGAGCACGTGCACACCTACCGGCTGACCCCGCTGGGCCTGTGGAACGCCCGGGCCGCCGGGCACGACGCCGAGCAGGTCGTCGACACGCTGCTGGAGTACTCGCGGTACCCGGTGCCGCACGCGCTGCTGGTCGACGTCGCCGAGACCATGTCCCGGTACGGGCGGCTGCAGCTCGTCGCGCACCCCGTGCACGGCCTGGTGCTGCACGCCCTCGACGCCGCCGTGATGGCCGAGGTGCTGCGGTCCAAGCGCACCGCCGGCCTGGTCGGCGAGCGGATCGACGAGCACGACGTCGTGGTGCACGCCTCCGAGCGCGGCACGCTCAAGCAGGCGCTGCTCAAGCTCGGCTGGCCCGCCGAGGACCTGGCGGGCTACGTCGACGGCGAGGCGCACCCGATCGACCTCGACACGTCCGGCGAGTCGAACGTCGGCACCGACGGCGCCCCGCGCCCGTGGCAGCTGCGGCCGTACCAGGCCGAGGCGGCCGACGGGTTCTGGCACGGCGGCTCCGGCGTCGTCGTCCTCCCCTGCGGCGCGGGCAAGACGCTCGTCGGCGCGGCCGCGATGGCCCGGTCCAAGACCACCACGCTCATCCTCGTCACCAACACCGTGTCCGCGCGGCAGTGGCGGGACGAGCTGATCCGGCGCACCTCGCTGACCCCGGACGAGATCGGCGAGTACTCGGGCTCCCGCAAGGAGATCCGGCCGGTCACGATCGCGACGTACCAGGTCCTCACGCTCAAGCGGAAGGGGATCTACCCGCACCTCGAGCTGCTCGACGCCCGCGACTGGGGCCTGATCGTCTACGACGAGGTGCACCTGCTGCCGGCGCCGATCTTCCGGATGACCGCCGACCTCCAGGCGCGCCGCCGCCTCGGCCTCACCGCCACCCTGGTGCGCGAGGACGGCCGCGAGGACGAGGTGTTCAGCCTGATCGGCCCGAAGCGGTACGACGCCCCGTGGAAGGACATCGAGGCGCAGGGCTACATCGCGCCCGCCGACTGCGTCGAGGTGCGCCTGACCCTGCCCGAGCGCGACCGGATGCTGTACGCGACCGCCGAGCCGGAGGACAAGTACCGCCTCGCGGCCAGCGCGCCGGGCAAGACCGAGGTGGTCAAGCGGCTGGTGGCGAAGCACCGCGGCGAGCCGCTGCTGGTCATCGGCCAGTACATCGACCAGCTCGAGGAGCTGGCCGCGGACATCGACGCGCCCGTCATCACCGGCGGGACGTCCGTGACCGAGCGGCAGCGGCTGTTCGACGCGTTCCGCGCCGGGGAGATCTCGACGCTCGTGGTGTCCAAGGTCGCGAACTTCTCGATCGACCTGCCCGAGGCGTCGGTCGCCATCCAGGTGTCGGGGTCGTTCGGCTCCCGCCAGGAGGAGGCCCAGCGCCTCGGCCGGCTGCTGCGCCCCAAGGGCGACGGCCGCACCGCGCACTTCTACGCCGTGGTCGCGCGGGACACCGTCGACCAGGACTTCGCGGCGCACCGGCAGCGGTTCCTCGCGGAGCAGGGATACGCGTACCGGATCGTCGACGCGGAGGACCTCGAGCAGGCGACGGAGGAGCCGGCCTGA